In Tachysurus vachellii isolate PV-2020 chromosome 1, HZAU_Pvac_v1, whole genome shotgun sequence, a genomic segment contains:
- the LOC132840754 gene encoding gamma-crystallin M2-like isoform X2: protein MARVVFYEDRNFMGRSYECSSDCSDMSSYLSRCHSCKVESGCWMVYDRPNFMGNQYFIRRGEYPDYMSMWGWGNNCIRSCRMIPMYRGNYRMRIYERENYMGQMMELSDDCDSIMDRYHWSGGCHSCHVMDGHWLMYEHPHYRGKMWYFRPGEYRSFRDYGNMNFMSARRIMDSWY from the exons ATGGCCAGG GTCGTCTTCTATGAGGACAGGAACTTCATGGGCCGCTCCTACGAGTGCAGCAGTGACTGTTCCGACATGTCCTCCTACCTGAGCCGCTGCCACTCGTGCAAGGTGGAGAGTGGCTGCTGGATGGTGTACGATCGGCCCAACTTCATGGGAAACCAGTACTTCATCAGGAGGGGCGAGTACCCTGACTACATGAGCATGTGGGGCTGGGGCAACAACTGCATCAGGTCCTGCCGCATGATCCCCATG TACAGGGGCAACTACAGGATGAGGATCTATGAGAGGGAGAATTACATGGGGCAGATGATGGAGCTGAGCGACGACTGCGACTCTATCATGGATCGCTACCACTGGTCCGGCGGATGCCACTCGTGCCACGTGATGGACGGCCACTGGCTGATGTACGAGCATCCTCACTACAGAGGCAAGATGTGGTACTTCAGGCCCGGAGAGTACCGCAGCTTCAGGGACTACGGCAACATGAACTTCATGAGCGCCAGACGCATCATGGACTCCtggtattaa
- the LOC132840754 gene encoding gamma-crystallin M2-like isoform X1 encodes MTLPKQVVFYEDRNFMGRSYECSSDCSDMSSYLSRCHSCKVESGCWMVYDRPNFMGNQYFIRRGEYPDYMSMWGWGNNCIRSCRMIPMYRGNYRMRIYERENYMGQMMELSDDCDSIMDRYHWSGGCHSCHVMDGHWLMYEHPHYRGKMWYFRPGEYRSFRDYGNMNFMSARRIMDSWY; translated from the exons ATGACTTTGCCCAAACAGGTCGTCTTCTATGAGGACAGGAACTTCATGGGCCGCTCCTACGAGTGCAGCAGTGACTGTTCCGACATGTCCTCCTACCTGAGCCGCTGCCACTCGTGCAAGGTGGAGAGTGGCTGCTGGATGGTGTACGATCGGCCCAACTTCATGGGAAACCAGTACTTCATCAGGAGGGGCGAGTACCCTGACTACATGAGCATGTGGGGCTGGGGCAACAACTGCATCAGGTCCTGCCGCATGATCCCCATG TACAGGGGCAACTACAGGATGAGGATCTATGAGAGGGAGAATTACATGGGGCAGATGATGGAGCTGAGCGACGACTGCGACTCTATCATGGATCGCTACCACTGGTCCGGCGGATGCCACTCGTGCCACGTGATGGACGGCCACTGGCTGATGTACGAGCATCCTCACTACAGAGGCAAGATGTGGTACTTCAGGCCCGGAGAGTACCGCAGCTTCAGGGACTACGGCAACATGAACTTCATGAGCGCCAGACGCATCATGGACTCCtggtattaa